Sequence from the Hylaeus volcanicus isolate JK05 chromosome 1, UHH_iyHylVolc1.0_haploid, whole genome shotgun sequence genome:
taaccagaaatagaatttgaagtgacgtgaattcacgttagcggtcgcgaatgtgttaacacTAACTCCACTAAcatttacttttacatttttagtatgaaataattttattcctttcctGTATGAAACTCTAACAgaatttttagtaatattgGTAACGAATCACAGAATCGATATTCATCTCTAAGGTTGATcctatttcaaaattctcgTTCTTTGTTTCAGATGGAGCTCCAGTTCCCGAGGATGCTGTTGAACACGAGGTAAGAAAAAACAACGGTAAAAAGCTGATGAAAGGTTGCCTGATAATTGTAACCTTTTATCTTCAAAGttcaaataagaaaattagatgctatttataaaatatgttcacCCAACCTCGTTTACTGTGACTCGGTGTAAATTAATATGGAGTCATTTACTTCGCCAAGTTATTAAGCTTGCTGGCTTTTCATTCTACATATTAGCATATTTCGTAATAGTTTATgagtttatatttcatttatgaaatatgaTCTTATTCGCAgcataaaataagaaagaatacgattaaacatttattgcgCCAGGGAATCATTATAAATGCATCTGCAGTAAAATCCATATTCTCGCCTGCGTTAACTTTTTATTGTAGATGGTGTTTCTTTAAAGATGTTATCCTATCTTACGTTATTCAGTGGTTCCGCAATATATACATTAAGGTTTGTAGATAGTATCTGAATAAATTAAGTAAGAAGGCATAAAAACTTTCAGTAAACTTTCATCcattcatttcattcaaaGTAATGTTTATTATGATAGGTAATAATGacgagaattaaaaatgtctgCATCGAGATTTTATATAACTGTACCAAACTTggttttattatgtaattatataatacttaGTAATAGAATTCATGTTCTTCATAAATCTtgaagtattaaattaaacatttcacgagtatttaaaaactattaaGTTGCGCCTTCTACTTTGGTTATCAATTTAATAACTGTCATTGACGGATACGAGGACATTATCGtgtattattatgaaaaattatgcgATATGAGACGTATATAACATGTCCTAACGAGGAAAACGCATATTCGCATAGAGTTAAGGAAATCAGACCGAAATATTTAACGCAACATTAATTATGACTAATAAACGACGTTATTAGCCTATTACGTGGTTATCTAAAACTATTAAACGTGCCTGACATCGTACCGCcaattaacaatattaaaaacctaagtaactattattaattatcatttcGTTCTGCTTTGGTTATGTATATCAAATTATTCTATACGAGATTATTGACATGCTGTTTCATTTTGAaggtattataattgattttaattttaattataagtaatatttatacatctGAAGATGTATAAATCTGATGTTCTGTTACTAAGTATTATATGAAGATCATTCTAATTTGTGTAATATCATTTCTTCACATAAATTGgtattacataaatatgtaataccAACAAGCCCTGATTGATTACGAAAGGtaattctacatattttgtacatgGAATGTATTACTTTTACCATTGATCAGCTTTGCGTGgataaaattagattttaatttcaatttgaacgTTTACAGATTTGAACAATCATTCCAAACCAGGTGGTTAATTAACTCTTGCATTATAAACCAAATCTTTCTTCTATTTACGTATACCAACAAGCCCTGATTAATTGTGAAAGGTAATTCTAGCTTCCATGGAATATATCACTTTTTACCATTGATCAGCTCTGcgtgattaaaatttgatcGGCAAGCAACGCGTTCGTTTGATTCGACTAAACTAGATTTATGCAAGCGTTCTTTCATTCCAACATGTAAATCGAATCATGGCATTTTAATGAATCATTCTCTATAATGAACTACACCAGTTTCATTCGTATAAATGAAGAGACTCCCTTATTAGTAGTcgatcaatcatttttatgatgTGATGATAGTTTTGATCTGGAATGAGATCAAAATAGCGTAGGCCGATATCCCACGATCGCAAAATCGTTGGAACGATTTCGCCTGAGGATTCGCGCGATACTTTCGCGTCTATCGTCTCTGCATCCGTAATAATGCGTCCACGTTTCTTTGCGGCGTGATTATTTCTCTCGACATAGTGGATCATCTATCCTATAGCCCGCAGCTCGGTAGACTGATTGCCCTTAATACACATATAATTTATGCCGGCGGAGTGGGAGGTTAGGACTGTGCAGCTAATTGGATTCCCCGCGTACAAATGTTgagttaatataataatcatcGGCGCGTTGTGTTACTTGTACGAACGAGCCGTAAGATTAATTTGCGTTCTGTAATCGCGTGCTAATAACAGCaccttttctttcctttgcGGTCAGCTGGTGCCACGATCTATCTTCTTGTGCCCCGTATTACGATCGCTGTAGAGGATGTCGGGAGATTTGTCGTGATTTTGATCTCGTTCAAGCGAACGACCCTTTCACTTGTTACTTCATTGCCTTTCTacgatgtttatttattataaaaatggggAAAATAAGAAGGCAACTACTCCTTACGGGTGCTCCTAGAAAAATGTACTGTTACTGGCAAAACTGAATGTACACCTGTGTTCGTAATAAAAAGTGGTGTAAAAACGTATATAATTCACATACTACGCGATCAGCGAACAAgcttttacataaaatttattaattgtttttattagaCAAATGCAATTCTACATCTACTTCAGTGTCACTaaagtacatatgtataattaataacattatttaataaattatgtttcttatcttcatttttaaatattttatggcATAACCGTTTACATGAATAATTACTCGTGTATTTTCTCAATCACTTTGCAATCTATTTTTAAGTGATGTAGTGCGTATTTTTTTACGAATGTATTTGTATCTTTAGATATTTGCGTAATATTCTTCTGTTAACACGATTACTAGTTGAAATAGTATTATCAATTTCGAATCCAAAGGATAATTTGTCTTCTATTGCATCACCATTCATACAATAGCTTGGTAGGTGCAGTAAGGAGAAGAAACTATCACAGTAAAAATCTAGCGCGTAATTACGCTAATTGAAATTACTGAAGGATTCTACCTAAGCAATTTACCGTGATATTATCTCCTTTTGTGATCACGGACAGAATTGTTCAAACAGAATCGTGCTCATCCGTTATTACGCGGCATAGCAGCTCATTTATCACCTTCATTTACAAGAGCAAGATGCATTTGTTGTCCATGAATCTCCAAATAACATTCACTTTTAGTTCCTTTGTAAAAGGACGCTCGTGCACATTAAACCCAGCGTCTGTTTGCCGGAAAATGTTCTGCGCTTCATTGATTTATAACTGTTTCTGCATTCGTGACCCATCAGAAACTTAGTACCTTTATTTATGTTCGTCGCCGCGTGGAAGATAATACGTTCTACTTTGGAGAATGCATAAATTCTCACTTGCAATCGTAAATTGTGACCAATGGTACGTCTACCTCGGTACGAAGACGGTAAGAATCACTGCGATCATCGAGTAGAAATATTGCGCGCTTCGAATGGaagaattattggaaaaattatttacacagTCTTTTAATGTGATAGTTAATTATACTTAAGGAAAGCGTACATCATCtctgattatttaaaatttgtatcgctGTTACTTtatctaataatatatatgattCTAATTATTCTTAATGAAGCTGATTTATGACATCCTCgatgataattttgtataattcaatcctaattgtatataatatcgattaaaacaTGATAGTTCAAAAACAGTAAACATTACATATCGATTTACagaaaagtattcgtatcaaTAACTTCAGCATTGTTTACTATAATATCTACTTTTAAGTAACACgttgtgtatttttattctatacaaACGTGTAGAATAAAAACTTCTATGTCACGAATTAATCCAACCCCAGcgtaatgaatatttatacacacgacgaatattttaatttgcagTTTTTGTTACTCGTAACACAGTTGTACAGCAAGCGACTGTTACACATGTAAGGAGTATCGAATTACCATACAATCGAAGAGCCTGCATACTTTACCCACTGGTAAATAACCAATAATCGAATGTCCAATACGTATCGATAGTTGGTCTCAGATAGGTTTCGAAAAAGGAACCGGTAGAAATGATTACAGAAGCAAAGTGGTATACGAATACAGAGTAGGTAGATATAGTTATAGCGCGCCGCGTTGACCTGACATATTTGTAACAATGATAGGTGTGTCACTAGCGTGTTGCAACTGATTCCAGTGCCTATCGTCTGTATTAACATTGACGCGTGAGCAATGCACGCGTCTGCACGTGCACGTTCCTTATGCAGATAACAGTGCACGCGTAACATCGAACAGTATAGATATAGGTGCAGCTCGTATAAATACACGTCATACGCTCGATACAAGTAATATAACTAGTTTTGCAGGCGGTCGTCGACACGAAGATGTCTTAAATGTCAAGGCGAGGACACGACGGAGTTGTCCTAGTAGGCAGACCCTAGCCTTTTATGTGATCAGTCAATGAGCTCCGCGAAAGGAACTCCAACGCATATCATCTTGGCACAGtttttaacagaaatagaGTTTTATTTGTCGATActtatcttttgtttttcattaaagCTATTAAACCCCCTACGGGATAAGTGTACTtctaatcaaatattattgtagGTGCACCAACCTGTATaacattatatacaaatatgtagaattatactttacacaaaattatataaacatatacagaACTGTAgctattatttgaagaaaacgTTCTTCAGTGTAACATTAGAACACTTTTTTTGTATGTCCTAGGACTCCGTGGTGTCCGCTTCAAACGTAGACGAAGAATACGAAGATGGCGACGACTCGGACATATACATGGAACCCGACGAAGCCGAGTCAGAAGATGCAGATAAAGGCGAGGaggaaaaatcgaagaaatcaACCGAAGACGTATCCATCGAGTTAACCGAGAAGACAGTCGTAGCTTCGAGCAACGTAACAACTCAAAACGTCACCAAGGACCAGGATGCACAAAACACCGAGGAGACTGGCCAAGCAGAGGTGTCCGATTCCGAAATCAAGAGTCTAGAGACGGAAAGCCAAAATTTCTTCCCCTCGTTCGCGGAGCTCTTCGCGAATCACAGACTTCCCTTCACGGAGCAGCGATACAGACCCAACAGATTCCTGGGATACTTCCAGCGCGATCGCAGCGGCTACCAAACCTCGGCAGCGACCGCGAAAGACGTTCAGCATCCTCTTCTAGGTTCCGGAAACTTTGGCGTGATTCGAGGCGGTACGTACTATCCCGAGGAGAAGGAAAACGATGAGTACTCCGCTGATGACAGTGTTTACAATCCCTACTACCACGGCGGAAATCGTGGCCGAGCAAACTATTACAGAAACCCAAAACCGCAACCGGTTCGCGGCGGAGACTTCTTCGCGAACTTCCGCGACTTCGCCGACATCACAGCTCCCCCCAAGTCCAGTTTCTCGCATCTGTCCGTGGTCTACGCGAACAAAAATGGTAGCGCCACTGGACGCATCACGGAGCCGAGGAACATCATCGAAACTTTGAGAATGCTCGAGGAGGAAGGCCAGACGAACGCGGAGGCGACCACCACGACGGAAGTGCCGAGGAAGAAGCAGAGCAAGGGTAAAAGGAAACTGATAAAAATGAAGCAATACGAGGACGACAAGGCCAGGAGATCCCGCATGACTATGGAACCACTGTTAGCATTGAGCTGAACGCACACCGGGATTCGCGTTGTACGGTAGTGTGGACGCGGACCTCGGGATTCTACCCAAACGCGGAATCTGGCCACGAGATCAGAACCAAAGTCTGAAAATGTGTTGTTATGCTCCACTATCGAAGGAGTTTGCGCCGTAAACAAAAGGGATAGTGACGAAGGAAATCCTCGCGTTTCTATGGAACGTTCTGGAAACATTGCGCGTCCGAATTTTTGGATAAATTTTAAACGCTTCGGACTCGGGTTGGTATCGATCGTGTACTTTCGCGTAGATATCCGTCTCACTTCGTGCTTCTCATTTTTCACAATTGTACACGCGTTCCGGTTCGGTATAATTTTCGATCTTTCCAGCAATCGGATCGATTGCGTGGAAACACGAGCACGCGGTCATTAACGTTGACTAtgggaaataataataagcgaTTGGTGAAATTACTACCTGAGAAGCGTTACGCTATCCAGTTCGATATATGACGCGATCTGGGCAAAACTAGAAACGACGAAATACCCTGTGCTGTCAAATTTGAACGTTATTATCGCAGGAGTAAGTCATGAATTCGGGTAATTCGACAATCTAGAAAGTGGGCTATCATGGATGCTTTCAGGAAACTgatctttttgtattttgtagcGAGTAATTAATTGATTGACGAAAACAACAAGTCAAATTGTGAAGTAATACCGAAAgattgatttaaattgaattaccTAAGGTTGACGAAACTACTgatattaaatgtttgaataattgaaataattttaagggATATTTATGGTGTAACAATCGAAAGACCAACCATACTTTAGGAATTCCTTTCGAAGGCAATAAAATAAGGAATGGTTCCAAGGTTTTTTTCTGCTACTAATAATActagtaaaaaatattactcattacgaaatatttacaaatggtTAGATCAGGAGTTACTTTAACGTTAATATGAATCGATAAATACATTGTATAaagtttacacaaaaatattttttacttcgaaaagaatttgtaacgtatgcttaatttttctgaataacACCCGAAAACTCCGTTAAATCGAATGTAACAATGAAAGTAAACTGCagattttatgtattcatgatacaaatgaatatggtaaatgtatattaaacgTAATCAACATGCACCTATGCAAaacgagatattaatattattatattaattaacagaaTATAATCTACAtgcaatatgtatattttctatttgttttttatattagtgtatgtcataaatgcataaaattcgcaaTCTAATGATATGTTTAAGGAGGAAATTTCTCGATGATTATTATATCGAGTAATTAGGCAATTTACGGGCGCAAACTGTCATCTCGATGTCGGAGGAGTATGTCAAACTCGTTTTATCAGCAATTCACCGATACATTTGAAATTGCTCGAGTGTGCCAGCGTGTGCACTCTCGTCATCCTAGAGTAAACCTCGGTTTGGCACGAGTAACTCGTACGTAGCAACGTTAATCTCTCTGTTCGTAGGCCG
This genomic interval carries:
- the LOC128877555 gene encoding uncharacterized protein LOC128877555 isoform X2 — encoded protein: MEPDEAESEDADKGEEEKSKKSTEDVSIELTEKTVVASSNVTTQNVTKDQDAQNTEETGQAEVSDSEIKSLETESQNFFPSFAELFANHRLPFTEQRYRPNRFLGYFQRDRSGYQTSAATAKDVQHPLLGSGNFGVIRGGTYYPEEKENDEYSADDSVYNPYYHGGNRGRANYYRNPKPQPVRGGDFFANFRDFADITAPPKSSFSHLSVVYANKNGSATGRITEPRNIIETLRMLEEEGQTNAEATTTTEVPRKKQSKGKRKLIKMKQYEDDKARRSRMTMEPLLALS
- the LOC128877555 gene encoding uncharacterized protein LOC128877555 isoform X1; its protein translation is MKMIVARTLIVVSLIGTQVLGYPPQERLMPDGAPVPEDAVEHEDSVVSASNVDEEYEDGDDSDIYMEPDEAESEDADKGEEEKSKKSTEDVSIELTEKTVVASSNVTTQNVTKDQDAQNTEETGQAEVSDSEIKSLETESQNFFPSFAELFANHRLPFTEQRYRPNRFLGYFQRDRSGYQTSAATAKDVQHPLLGSGNFGVIRGGTYYPEEKENDEYSADDSVYNPYYHGGNRGRANYYRNPKPQPVRGGDFFANFRDFADITAPPKSSFSHLSVVYANKNGSATGRITEPRNIIETLRMLEEEGQTNAEATTTTEVPRKKQSKGKRKLIKMKQYEDDKARRSRMTMEPLLALS